One Sandaracinaceae bacterium genomic window carries:
- a CDS encoding transposase has protein sequence MPAAFAAPPCPLTYERRDPSAGPLHQVLSDKLESYLEARAERPLPGFVVDTLRGFLRCGILRHGFARFRCDDCAQSRLVALSCKQRAFCPRCVGRKMAYQAKHLVENVLPPVPYRQWVLSFPHALRWRMAHNHELTLAIWRIARVAIDALYRSRAASLGPPGQHDSARPGSVMAIQRFGGALNLNVHFHALYTDGSFYERSDGQLVFLLAAPPTQAELAALVADIKRRVVLLLENLGLGPGEDDDWDAQQLLLGMGELYGEGVFHKGAQRLRNGKPQTPSTFARRKAHEDGFDLDAQVTVSAGARASLEQLVRYILRPPLKETRMTIHSTSVELTLKTPWRDGTTQILLTPDRFIDRLVALVPPPRVNTLLYGGLFAANARLRPLAVAYQRPGVILRKRARPAQSPKPRNTAWAELMRHSFGLDVLACPHCGGRMRHVATVLDHSSIQRILRHQGLDTPEPRARSSPLESDLRYEPDEHALADAQDDFSQLDPNDPW, from the coding sequence GTGCCCGCCGCCTTCGCTGCACCACCCTGCCCACTCACCTACGAGCGTCGAGACCCGAGCGCCGGCCCGCTCCATCAGGTCCTCAGCGACAAGCTCGAGAGCTACCTGGAAGCCCGCGCCGAGCGCCCGCTGCCAGGCTTCGTGGTCGATACTCTCCGTGGCTTCCTGCGATGCGGCATTCTCAGGCACGGCTTCGCCCGCTTCCGCTGTGACGACTGCGCCCAGAGCCGCCTCGTGGCCCTCAGCTGCAAGCAGCGCGCCTTCTGCCCCCGCTGCGTGGGCCGCAAGATGGCGTACCAGGCCAAGCACCTGGTCGAGAACGTCCTGCCGCCGGTCCCGTACCGCCAGTGGGTGCTGTCGTTCCCGCACGCGCTGCGCTGGCGCATGGCGCACAACCATGAGCTTACCCTCGCCATCTGGCGGATCGCCCGCGTCGCCATCGACGCCCTGTACCGATCCCGTGCGGCCAGCTTGGGCCCCCCAGGCCAGCACGACAGTGCCCGGCCGGGCAGCGTCATGGCCATCCAGCGCTTTGGCGGTGCGCTGAACCTCAACGTGCACTTCCACGCCCTCTACACGGACGGCAGCTTCTACGAGCGCAGCGACGGGCAGCTGGTGTTCCTACTCGCCGCTCCGCCCACGCAGGCCGAACTCGCGGCTCTGGTGGCCGACATCAAGCGGCGCGTGGTCTTGTTGCTGGAGAACCTGGGCCTCGGACCCGGCGAGGACGACGACTGGGACGCCCAACAGCTCCTGCTCGGCATGGGCGAGCTCTACGGCGAGGGAGTCTTCCACAAGGGCGCACAGCGCCTCCGCAATGGAAAGCCACAAACCCCCAGCACGTTTGCGCGGCGGAAGGCGCACGAAGACGGCTTTGACCTCGACGCGCAGGTCACCGTGTCTGCGGGAGCGCGCGCCAGCCTCGAGCAGCTCGTCCGCTACATCTTGCGTCCGCCCCTCAAGGAAACCCGAATGACGATCCATTCCACCAGCGTGGAATTGACACTGAAGACACCGTGGCGCGACGGCACCACCCAGATACTCCTGACCCCCGACCGCTTCATCGACCGTCTGGTCGCCCTGGTCCCCCCGCCGAGGGTCAACACCCTGCTCTATGGCGGCCTCTTCGCCGCCAACGCCCGCCTCCGCCCCCTGGCGGTGGCCTACCAGCGCCCGGGCGTGATCCTGCGGAAGCGCGCCCGCCCGGCCCAGTCCCCCAAGCCCCGCAACACCGCCTGGGCCGAGCTCATGCGGCACAGCTTCGGCCTGGACGTCCTGGCCTGCCCCCACTGCGGCGGCCGCATGCGCCACGTGGCCACCGTCCTCGACCACTCGAGCATCCAACGCATCCTGCGCCACCAAGGCCTCGACACCCCTGAGCCCCGCGCCCGCTCGTCCCCGCTCGAGTCCGACCTCCGCTACGAGCCCGACGAGCACGCCCTCGCCGACGCGCAAGACGACTTCTCCCAGCTCGACCCCAACGACCCCTGGTGA
- a CDS encoding SDR family NAD(P)-dependent oxidoreductase, protein MKLTQKTILITGASSGLGRTLALALAGGDNNLIVTARRKELLDELAVEVERGGSRCLAIAADATNTEACARVVEQGVARFGAIDVAVLNAGGGTPTVMGSPEATASVVLDIMAKNFDTFVNFLCPVIALMKERGGTIAYTGSPAGTFGLPKSGPYSAAKAAGRTLFDTCRIELAHTPIRFVALYPGFTYTDSLDPDEVPVKALIIDKDRAVREMVHAIEHGTDHAMFPKRIAWPVRAASLLPESVRRQILKRV, encoded by the coding sequence ATGAAGCTCACCCAGAAGACCATCCTCATCACCGGCGCCTCCTCGGGGCTCGGGCGCACGCTGGCCCTCGCGCTCGCTGGAGGGGACAACAACCTCATCGTGACCGCGCGGCGCAAGGAGCTGCTGGACGAGCTCGCGGTCGAGGTGGAGCGCGGGGGGAGCCGCTGCCTGGCCATCGCGGCCGACGCCACCAACACCGAGGCGTGTGCGCGCGTGGTGGAGCAGGGCGTGGCCCGCTTCGGCGCCATCGACGTGGCGGTGCTGAACGCGGGGGGCGGCACACCCACCGTCATGGGCAGCCCCGAGGCCACGGCCAGCGTGGTGCTGGACATCATGGCCAAGAACTTCGACACGTTCGTGAACTTCCTGTGCCCGGTCATCGCGCTCATGAAAGAGCGCGGCGGCACCATCGCCTACACGGGCTCGCCCGCAGGCACCTTCGGCCTGCCCAAGTCGGGCCCGTACAGCGCGGCCAAGGCGGCCGGGCGCACGCTCTTCGACACGTGCCGCATCGAGCTGGCGCACACGCCCATCCGCTTCGTGGCGCTCTATCCCGGCTTCACCTACACGGACAGCCTGGACCCCGACGAGGTGCCCGTGAAGGCGCTCATCATCGACAAGGACCGCGCGGTGCGCGAGATGGTGCACGCCATCGAGCACGGCACCGACCACGCCATGTTCCCCAAGCGCATCGCGTGGCCCGTGCGGGCGGCGTCGCTGCTGCCGGAGTCGGTGCGCCGGCAGATCTTGAAGCGAGTCTGA
- a CDS encoding mobilization protein has protein sequence MSTVHLVGGEKGGVGKSVVSRVLAQWFIDHEQPFVAADADTSHGALLRYYAQFAQAIDLESFPSADQIMDRALGADRRVLVDLPSQSARLLKRWMDAGDVVAFAKEMGVRLVFWHVSDGGFDSVNQLTRVAETFGDTVSFVVVKNFGRSSDFSQLDGSPILSSMRERGARVVDLPALDATTMYKIDRFGSSYWAAIHCVEGELCLSPMERRRAERWLAQTYAALGPVADLL, from the coding sequence ATGAGCACGGTTCACTTGGTCGGCGGTGAGAAGGGTGGCGTCGGCAAGTCCGTCGTGTCGCGCGTCTTGGCGCAGTGGTTCATCGATCACGAGCAGCCCTTCGTGGCGGCCGACGCAGACACGTCGCACGGGGCGCTGCTGCGCTACTACGCGCAGTTCGCGCAGGCCATCGACCTCGAGTCGTTCCCCAGCGCCGACCAGATCATGGACCGCGCCCTCGGGGCCGACCGCCGCGTGCTGGTGGACCTTCCGTCGCAGAGCGCCCGGCTGCTCAAGCGCTGGATGGACGCCGGTGACGTGGTGGCGTTCGCCAAGGAGATGGGCGTGCGCCTGGTGTTCTGGCACGTGAGCGACGGTGGCTTCGACTCCGTGAACCAGCTCACCCGTGTGGCCGAGACCTTTGGTGACACCGTGAGCTTCGTGGTGGTGAAGAACTTCGGGCGCTCGTCGGACTTCAGCCAGCTGGACGGGTCGCCGATCCTCAGCTCGATGCGTGAGCGCGGCGCGCGCGTGGTGGACCTGCCGGCGCTGGACGCCACCACCATGTACAAGATCGACCGCTTCGGCTCGAGCTACTGGGCCGCCATCCACTGCGTGGAGGGTGAGCTGTGCCTCTCGCCCATGGAGCGTCGTCGCGCCGAGCGCTGGCTCGCGCAGACGTACGCCGCGCTCGGTCCCGTCGCCGACCTGCTGTAA
- a CDS encoding isopenicillin N synthase family oxygenase — MSDGTAPALPILDLADLSSADPAARARAEQAVREGLGHYGLIYIRSHGMDTNVLNAFYDDFLALCARPEAEKQTWASADIWYQRGWTPPNTEKAVIAGGQPDFKECFFIAPEPLDPELRDVYPEIYADNRWPADSVDFQHRYLDIGHAIHAIGMQVLGVCATSLGLPADTFSQLTGGGPHVTRALRYLPLSAAQAADASIVWGEEHTDFNLLTLLPGGRFFDPAGHPCARPDPASGLYLRTRPSDAHPKGELVQGAPPEGCIVAQVGQQLEILTGGAFLATPHVITAPTTAGYSRTSMAHFIHVHSLQPLFPLPAFRTPDTRRSYGPPVLAGTYSLKTLVDIGLAPREALDKLGYRHYGRLDAIRHG, encoded by the coding sequence ATGTCCGACGGAACCGCCCCCGCGCTCCCCATCTTGGATCTCGCTGACCTGAGCTCTGCGGACCCGGCCGCCCGCGCGCGCGCCGAGCAAGCGGTGCGTGAGGGCCTCGGGCACTACGGCCTCATCTACATTCGCTCCCATGGCATGGACACCAACGTGCTGAACGCCTTCTATGACGACTTCCTCGCACTCTGCGCGCGCCCCGAGGCGGAGAAGCAGACCTGGGCGTCGGCCGACATCTGGTACCAGCGCGGGTGGACGCCGCCCAACACCGAGAAGGCCGTCATCGCGGGGGGGCAGCCCGACTTCAAGGAGTGCTTCTTCATCGCGCCCGAGCCGCTCGACCCGGAGCTGCGCGACGTGTACCCCGAGATCTACGCCGACAACCGCTGGCCCGCGGACTCGGTGGACTTTCAGCACCGCTACCTGGACATCGGCCACGCCATCCACGCCATCGGCATGCAGGTGCTCGGGGTGTGTGCCACCTCGCTGGGCCTGCCGGCCGACACGTTCAGCCAGCTGACGGGCGGTGGCCCGCACGTGACGCGCGCGCTGCGCTACCTGCCGCTGAGCGCTGCGCAGGCGGCCGACGCGAGCATCGTGTGGGGCGAGGAGCACACGGACTTCAACCTGCTCACGCTGCTGCCGGGCGGGCGCTTCTTCGACCCGGCCGGCCACCCCTGCGCGCGGCCAGACCCGGCCAGCGGGCTCTACCTGCGCACACGGCCGAGCGACGCGCACCCCAAGGGCGAGCTGGTGCAGGGCGCGCCACCCGAGGGCTGCATCGTGGCGCAGGTGGGACAGCAGCTCGAGATCCTCACGGGCGGAGCGTTCCTGGCCACGCCCCACGTGATCACGGCGCCCACCACGGCCGGCTACTCGCGCACCAGCATGGCGCACTTCATCCACGTGCACAGCCTGCAGCCGCTGTTCCCGCTGCCGGCCTTCCGCACGCCCGACACGCGGCGCAGCTACGGCCCGCCCGTGCTGGCGGGCACGTACTCGCTGAAGACGCTGGTGGACATCGGGCTCGCGCCGCGCGAGGCGCTCGACAAGCTGGGCTACCGCCACTACGGCCGGCTCGACGCCATTCGTCACGGCTGA
- a CDS encoding 1,4-beta-xylanase — translation MTWGWTGVRGTWATPRAAESMRRMTETGVNWTAITYAAVQATAQSTVIPFDAAPTVTDAEISWAIREAKSLGLKAVLKPVVNVADGTWRAYIGFFDWDVPGEPSWTEWFASYTAFIVHAATIAEAEGADLFCIGCEMVRADGQGAHWRALIAQVRQVYSGPITYNCDKYQEDRVTWWDAVDVISSSGYYPLGTFPEHLDRIAGVLERFDKPFLFMEAGCPSRTGSAARPNDWSLQGAPSGEEQERYYRDMLDAIATRQWVRGYLLWDWPAELYPASQAAEDDGYCVYGKPAAAVLAAFNASWQRRGP, via the coding sequence ATGACCTGGGGCTGGACCGGCGTGCGCGGCACCTGGGCGACCCCGCGCGCCGCCGAGTCGATGCGGCGCATGACCGAGACCGGCGTGAACTGGACGGCCATCACCTACGCGGCCGTGCAGGCCACCGCGCAGTCCACCGTGATCCCGTTCGATGCCGCGCCCACCGTGACGGACGCCGAGATCAGCTGGGCGATCCGCGAGGCGAAGTCGCTGGGGCTCAAGGCGGTGCTCAAGCCGGTGGTCAACGTCGCGGACGGCACCTGGCGGGCCTACATCGGCTTCTTCGACTGGGACGTGCCGGGGGAACCGAGCTGGACCGAGTGGTTTGCGAGCTACACGGCGTTCATCGTGCACGCCGCGACCATCGCCGAGGCCGAGGGCGCCGACCTCTTCTGCATCGGCTGCGAGATGGTGCGCGCCGACGGCCAGGGAGCGCACTGGCGCGCGCTGATCGCCCAGGTCCGGCAGGTCTACTCGGGCCCCATCACCTACAACTGCGACAAGTACCAGGAGGACCGCGTGACGTGGTGGGATGCCGTCGACGTGATCTCGTCGAGCGGCTACTACCCGCTGGGCACCTTCCCCGAGCACCTCGACCGCATCGCGGGCGTGCTCGAGCGCTTCGACAAGCCGTTCCTGTTCATGGAGGCCGGCTGCCCGTCCCGCACGGGCTCCGCCGCCCGCCCCAACGACTGGTCACTGCAAGGCGCACCCTCGGGCGAGGAGCAGGAGCGCTACTACCGCGACATGCTCGACGCGATCGCTACGCGACAGTGGGTCCGCGGATACCTGCTGTGGGACTGGCCCGCGGAGCTCTACCCGGCCTCGCAGGCCGCCGAAGACGACGGCTACTGCGTGTACGGCAAGCCCGCCGCCGCCGTGCTCGCCGCGTTCAACGCCAGCTGGCAGAGGCGGGGGCCGTGA